The Nakamurella antarctica genomic interval GCCGTCTATGCGCTGTGCCGGTTGGCCGACGATATCGTCGATGACCAGGAAGCAATCGACAGTGCGACCCCGGAGATTTTAGGAGCCCGACTGCAAGGTTTCGTGGATCGTTTCTGGGCAGCGCTGGACGGCGGGGAGTGCACCGATCCGGTGTTGGCTGCTGTCGTCAACACGGTGCGCGCGACCGAAATCGATCCCGAGTGCTTCCATCGCTTCTTCGGCGCGATGGCGATGGATCTGCACACCACCAGCTATCTCACGTGGGATGACCTGCTCGGCTACATGGAGGGCAGCGCGGCCGTCATCGGCGAGATGATGCTGCCGGTACTGCAACCGCTGAGTCCGGCGGCTCGAGAACCCGCGCGCTCCTTGGGTTTTGCTTTCCAGCTGACGAACTTTCTGCGCGATGTCAACGAAGATCTTGACCGCGGACGGATCTACGTCCCGTTGGAAGATATCGAACACTTCGGCGTCGACATCCACTCGCGCAAATCTGACGAGGCGTGGAAGGCGTTGCTGGCCTTCGAGTTACGCCGCAACCGCGAGCTGTACCAGCACGCTGACACCGGGCTGGTTCACTTACCGCCGCGATCAGCGAAGTGCGTGGGCGCCGCTCG includes:
- a CDS encoding phytoene/squalene synthase family protein, translated to MTATTTAEALLVKGYRQCAKLTYAYGTTYFWGAALLPKPSRKHVYAVYALCRLADDIVDDQEAIDSATPEILGARLQGFVDRFWAALDGGECTDPVLAAVVNTVRATEIDPECFHRFFGAMAMDLHTTSYLTWDDLLGYMEGSAAVIGEMMLPVLQPLSPAAREPARSLGFAFQLTNFLRDVNEDLDRGRIYVPLEDIEHFGVDIHSRKSDEAWKALLAFELRRNRELYQHADTGLVHLPPRSAKCVGAARVLYSQILDRIEKADYDVFSTRVRVPTWRKATTAGRILLRGMS